A stretch of the Porifericola rhodea genome encodes the following:
- a CDS encoding GAF domain-containing protein — protein sequence MNEQERLKELQAYKILDTPPEKELDELAEIASVICDTPISLLSFVDEDRQWFKSIRGLSVDQTPRDQAFCQHALHLPEEVLVVDDPLNDERFKDNPHVNGDPYIRFYAGAPLQTPKGNVLGTLCVIDNKPRQINEKQKKALQILAKKAMNYLETRKILLEQDTKIERSAHRLKKLTDQTPGVVFQLEMDKQGKLSFPFLSKGIEKVFPKLPLAILKEQPELGLKMIYPDDTPHVNQTLNQSYKSLQNWSAEFRMLSNDNTLRWFWANAKPELQENGSVMWYGYFRDITSKKEYVKALEQILFDISHVLRSPVATLLGISNVLEDNELDTPTLNRFLKHIRDVSEEMDHCLTTLDHAYNDLKYKATNKETVPVKQNR from the coding sequence ATGAACGAACAAGAAAGGCTAAAAGAACTACAGGCATATAAGATTTTAGATACGCCACCAGAAAAAGAACTAGATGAACTGGCAGAAATAGCTTCTGTAATTTGTGATACTCCTATATCTCTACTGTCATTTGTAGATGAAGATCGTCAGTGGTTTAAATCCATTAGGGGTTTATCAGTTGACCAGACCCCTCGTGACCAGGCATTTTGTCAGCATGCTTTGCACCTACCAGAAGAGGTGCTTGTAGTAGATGACCCACTGAATGATGAGAGATTTAAAGATAATCCACACGTCAATGGAGATCCATATATTCGCTTTTATGCTGGTGCTCCGCTACAAACCCCAAAAGGGAATGTGCTAGGTACGCTTTGCGTCATTGATAACAAACCTCGTCAGATCAACGAAAAGCAAAAGAAAGCGCTTCAGATACTGGCAAAGAAGGCTATGAACTACCTGGAAACCAGGAAAATATTACTAGAGCAGGACACAAAAATTGAGCGGAGTGCTCACCGTCTTAAAAAGCTGACTGACCAAACACCTGGAGTAGTATTTCAATTGGAGATGGATAAACAGGGCAAGCTAAGCTTTCCCTTTTTGAGCAAAGGCATAGAGAAAGTCTTTCCTAAACTACCATTGGCAATACTCAAAGAGCAGCCTGAATTGGGGCTGAAAATGATTTACCCGGACGATACTCCACACGTAAACCAAACCCTGAACCAATCTTATAAAAGCTTACAAAACTGGAGTGCAGAGTTTCGTATGCTTTCTAATGACAATACGCTGCGCTGGTTTTGGGCCAATGCTAAACCAGAACTACAGGAGAATGGAAGTGTAATGTGGTACGGTTATTTTAGGGACATTACTAGCAAAAAAGAATACGTAAAAGCACTAGAGCAAATACTTTTTGATATATCGCATGTATTGAGAAGTCCTGTAGCTACCCTATTGGGAATATCAAATGTACTGGAAGATAATGAACTGGATACTCCAACTTTGAATAGATTTTTAAAACATATTCGCGATGTATCGGAAGAGATGGATCATTGTCTGACGACTTTAGACCACGCGTATAATGATCTCAAATACAAAGCAACAAACAAAGAGACTGTTCCTGTAAAGCAAAATAGATAA
- the rsgA gene encoding ribosome small subunit-dependent GTPase A: MDLQDLGLEKKLLPKVLALEDEGFEVGRVIAEYKERYKVYTLNATYSAEITGNLRFTASSREDFPAVGDWVKLNIYDKESAIIMEILERKNKLARQAVGKHAEEQLIATNVDAAFIVQAVGYDFNLNRLERYLAICHASNIQPIIVLSKTDLLNKTEVDKLVQKVQNRVQSIPVVKLSNISLEGLDIIKSHIVAGNTYCVLGSSGVGKSTLLNRLLDKELMVTQDISESTSKGRHTTSHRELFVLRDGGILIDTPGMRELGMTNSGEGVDTTFDFISELALNCKYKDCTHSTEDHCAVLEAVDEGKIDASALENYHKLKREQAHYSSTLEEKRKKSKLQGKMYKQIQEAKRKNKTGN, translated from the coding sequence ATGGACTTACAAGATTTAGGTTTAGAAAAGAAGCTCCTTCCTAAAGTACTTGCCCTAGAAGATGAAGGCTTTGAAGTTGGAAGAGTTATAGCCGAGTATAAAGAAAGATATAAGGTTTACACCCTAAATGCTACCTATTCAGCAGAGATTACCGGAAATCTGAGATTTACGGCCAGCAGCCGAGAAGATTTTCCTGCGGTAGGCGATTGGGTGAAGCTCAATATTTATGATAAAGAGTCTGCCATTATTATGGAGATACTGGAACGCAAAAACAAACTAGCAAGACAGGCAGTAGGTAAGCATGCAGAAGAACAGCTGATTGCCACCAATGTAGATGCCGCTTTTATTGTTCAGGCAGTAGGATATGATTTTAACCTAAATCGTCTGGAGCGCTACCTTGCCATTTGCCATGCTTCTAATATTCAGCCTATAATTGTGCTTAGCAAGACTGACCTCTTAAACAAAACTGAAGTAGACAAGCTCGTTCAGAAAGTGCAGAATAGGGTACAGTCAATTCCAGTAGTAAAACTTAGTAATATCAGTCTGGAAGGACTGGATATTATTAAATCACACATTGTGGCTGGCAATACTTATTGCGTGTTAGGCTCATCTGGTGTGGGTAAGTCTACCCTACTAAACAGGCTTTTAGATAAGGAACTGATGGTAACACAAGACATTAGTGAGAGCACCAGCAAAGGACGACACACTACCAGCCATAGAGAATTGTTTGTGCTCCGAGATGGGGGTATACTGATTGATACCCCAGGAATGAGAGAATTAGGAATGACAAATAGCGGAGAAGGCGTAGATACTACTTTTGACTTCATCTCAGAATTAGCTCTAAACTGTAAATACAAAGACTGCACACATAGCACAGAAGACCATTGTGCGGTATTAGAAGCCGTGGATGAAGGAAAAATTGATGCCTCCGCGTTAGAAAACTACCATAAGCTTAAGCGAGAGCAGGCGCATTACAGCAGTACACTTGAAGAAAAACGTAAAAAATCTAAACTGCAGGGAAAGATGTACAAACAAATTCAAGAGGCTAAGAGAAAGAATAAAACGGGCAACTAG
- a CDS encoding class I SAM-dependent methyltransferase, with protein sequence MKGWIKSRTVDRYLQPIRAQMLELIAPNSNVLDIGCGTGSFLINSLSKINYGLGIDSNATLIQYARRKTHELRTNKVEFHQLCLNADYTPTRHFDVVTACLFYHVLPTKLSAAILQRMSEISDQQIICAFCEPKNNSQKFLMWLDQRFNSHYRNFTAYQEVGYMEGLIAKTQLKLENILDTFDPSLKIYCVKKIPLTRL encoded by the coding sequence ATGAAAGGCTGGATAAAATCGCGTACCGTTGATAGATACCTTCAGCCAATTAGAGCTCAAATGCTTGAACTGATTGCTCCTAATAGTAATGTACTTGATATTGGTTGCGGCACAGGGAGTTTTCTGATCAATAGTTTAAGTAAAATTAATTATGGCCTGGGTATAGATAGCAATGCTACGCTAATACAGTATGCTCGGCGCAAAACACATGAGCTGAGAACGAATAAAGTTGAGTTTCATCAGTTATGCCTTAATGCTGACTATACCCCTACTCGTCATTTTGATGTTGTTACTGCTTGCCTGTTTTATCATGTCCTACCTACCAAACTATCTGCTGCCATACTACAACGTATGTCTGAAATTTCTGATCAGCAGATAATTTGCGCGTTTTGTGAACCCAAGAACAACTCTCAAAAATTTTTGATGTGGTTAGACCAAAGGTTTAATTCACATTACAGAAACTTTACCGCTTATCAGGAGGTCGGTTACATGGAAGGGCTTATTGCTAAAACTCAGTTAAAGCTGGAGAATATTTTAGATACTTTTGACCCCAGTTTAAAAATTTACTGTGTCAAAAAAATACCTCTTACACGCCTCTAG
- a CDS encoding nuclear transport factor 2 family protein — MRPKKIVEEWIRLFNAADAEALSLLYHEDAVNHQVAQEAVVGRESILRMFSHEFAQAKMLCIPENLFEDGDWAILEWKDPLGLRGCGFFQVKAHKIKFQRGYWDKLSFLRMHKLPIPKE; from the coding sequence ATGCGCCCCAAAAAGATAGTTGAAGAGTGGATTCGCCTTTTTAATGCTGCTGATGCTGAAGCTTTATCTCTCCTATATCATGAGGATGCAGTTAACCATCAGGTAGCGCAAGAAGCAGTAGTAGGTAGAGAATCTATACTTAGAATGTTCAGTCATGAGTTTGCTCAGGCAAAAATGCTTTGCATTCCAGAAAATCTATTTGAAGATGGAGACTGGGCTATACTTGAATGGAAAGACCCACTGGGTCTCAGAGGTTGTGGTTTCTTTCAGGTAAAGGCACACAAAATTAAGTTTCAGCGTGGCTACTGGGATAAGCTGTCTTTTTTGCGCATGCATAAACTCCCTATACCTAAAGAATAG
- a CDS encoding App1 family protein produces the protein MTAISDFFLKSLSGIETAYDQSSFYIKKKLHLLGPLSIQPYLGFGSTDKVLISGRLLESEGQEAPKENASVWSNIRTMYRRYESDEVPNARIKVYFQNLEQIVKTDSEGYFKLILEDFELDNENNWHDIHFELLDEIYPDQGPVTADGKVLIPDKCEYGIISDVDDTILISRSSDLIKKAQLTFFNNARTRTPFSGVSALYKALQGGSNGQQINPVFYVSSSPWNLYDLLYHFCDVHNIPKGPFLLRDMGVDSDTFIKSSHEKHKVAQITTLFTLYPKTKFILIGDSGQKDPEIYEFMSRKYPENIQAIYIRDVTSDKRDKEVRAIAEKVKKQGIDMILAKNSTNAALHAYENGLIPRDAAEKIISSVEIEDQLK, from the coding sequence ATGACAGCAATATCAGATTTTTTCCTTAAGTCATTGAGCGGTATAGAAACCGCCTACGATCAATCTTCTTTTTACATCAAAAAGAAGCTACACCTGCTAGGGCCACTTAGTATACAGCCTTATCTGGGTTTTGGTAGTACCGATAAAGTGCTAATCAGCGGTAGGCTGCTAGAGTCTGAAGGGCAAGAGGCTCCCAAAGAAAATGCTAGCGTCTGGAGTAATATACGTACTATGTATCGACGTTACGAAAGTGACGAAGTGCCAAACGCTCGCATCAAAGTTTACTTTCAGAATTTGGAGCAAATTGTAAAAACCGATAGTGAGGGATACTTTAAGCTTATTCTGGAAGATTTTGAGCTGGATAACGAAAATAATTGGCACGACATACATTTTGAGTTGCTAGACGAAATTTACCCAGATCAGGGGCCAGTGACAGCAGATGGTAAAGTGCTAATTCCCGACAAATGTGAGTATGGCATTATTTCGGATGTTGATGATACAATCCTGATCTCACGCTCTTCGGATCTCATCAAAAAAGCCCAGCTTACTTTTTTCAATAATGCTCGTACACGTACACCATTTTCAGGTGTTTCTGCATTATACAAAGCTTTGCAGGGTGGTAGCAATGGGCAGCAGATTAATCCTGTTTTCTATGTCTCCAGCAGTCCCTGGAACCTTTACGATTTACTCTATCACTTTTGCGATGTGCATAATATTCCCAAAGGTCCTTTCTTACTAAGAGATATGGGGGTAGACAGCGATACCTTTATCAAAAGCAGTCATGAGAAGCATAAAGTAGCTCAAATTACGACGCTCTTTACCTTGTACCCCAAAACCAAATTTATTTTGATTGGTGACAGTGGTCAAAAAGATCCTGAAATTTATGAGTTTATGAGCCGCAAGTACCCCGAAAATATACAGGCGATATACATACGCGATGTCACTTCTGATAAAAGAGATAAAGAAGTGAGAGCTATTGCTGAGAAGGTGAAAAAACAAGGGATAGATATGATCCTTGCCAAAAACTCTACAAACGCTGCATTGCATGCCTACGAAAATGGTTTAATACCTCGTGATGCTGCAGAAAAAATAATATCATCTGTAGAAATTGAAGATCAGCTAAAGTGA
- a CDS encoding App1 family protein, producing MNIGGILLKTVGRAETRLDRWKLKRRIRKGKLGDVIIFPYRGYGNHKELTIMGRVMENSGLAKPNVHDSTWTNIKAMARRYMSREIPFVHVKAKFQEQEKNLEVNDEGYFRLRMAFPQPPPDDRLWHKVEFKLLDKLTEGQKEIKAKGEVMIPDSKSDFGVISDIDDTILISKTTSRIEIIRMALVNNATTRMPFHGVAAFYNALQKGGNGKSHNPVFYVSSSPWNMYDMLEDFFALNNIPKGPILLRDIGISETKFIKEKHASHKLDKIRRILSFYPDLKFILLGDSGQHDPEIYQTVVHEFPGRVLSVYIRDVTNPVRKEAVKKIAMDMAGRGVDLVIKDDTVDAASHAESKGYISEGSSEKIKAERAKDL from the coding sequence GTGAACATCGGAGGTATACTACTAAAAACTGTAGGCAGGGCAGAAACCCGCTTGGACCGCTGGAAGCTCAAGCGTAGAATCCGTAAAGGTAAGCTGGGCGATGTGATCATCTTCCCTTATCGGGGCTATGGCAACCATAAGGAGCTAACGATAATGGGGCGTGTGATGGAAAATAGTGGCTTGGCTAAACCAAATGTGCATGACAGTACCTGGACGAATATTAAAGCCATGGCCAGGCGATATATGAGTCGTGAGATACCCTTCGTACATGTAAAAGCAAAGTTTCAGGAGCAGGAGAAAAATCTTGAAGTTAATGATGAAGGCTACTTTCGTTTGCGAATGGCCTTTCCGCAACCTCCACCTGATGACCGTCTATGGCATAAGGTAGAATTTAAACTACTGGATAAATTGACCGAAGGTCAAAAAGAAATCAAAGCCAAAGGAGAGGTGATGATTCCAGATAGCAAGTCAGATTTTGGAGTGATCTCTGACATTGATGATACCATACTCATATCCAAAACTACCAGCCGGATAGAGATTATAAGAATGGCACTGGTAAACAACGCGACTACTCGTATGCCATTTCATGGAGTAGCTGCTTTTTACAATGCCTTGCAAAAAGGGGGAAATGGAAAATCGCATAATCCTGTCTTTTATGTGTCTAGTAGTCCGTGGAATATGTATGACATGCTGGAGGATTTTTTCGCTTTAAATAATATTCCAAAAGGACCGATACTTCTTAGAGATATTGGTATAAGTGAAACTAAGTTTATCAAGGAAAAACATGCCAGTCATAAACTAGATAAGATCAGACGTATCTTGTCTTTTTATCCCGATCTAAAATTTATTCTGCTGGGAGATAGTGGTCAGCATGATCCGGAAATTTATCAGACCGTGGTACACGAGTTTCCGGGTAGAGTACTTAGCGTATACATAAGAGATGTTACTAATCCGGTACGTAAAGAAGCTGTCAAAAAAATTGCTATGGACATGGCAGGTAGGGGAGTTGACCTGGTAATAAAAGATGACACTGTAGATGCTGCATCGCATGCCGAAAGTAAAGGCTACATTAGCGAGGGAAGCAGCGAAAAAATAAAAGCAGAAAGAGCGAAAGACCTCTAA
- a CDS encoding acyl-CoA thioesterase, with translation MNFHTRKWVKPEDLNPNKTLFGGRLLQWIDEEAALYAVIQLENQKVVTKYISEINFISSAVTGDIIEIGIEPVSFGKTSLTVRCIVRNKMTHEEILSIDKIVMVNLDENGKPSPHGKTNVEFVKDRLAERKV, from the coding sequence ATGAATTTTCATACAAGAAAATGGGTAAAACCCGAAGACCTAAACCCTAATAAAACACTCTTTGGGGGGCGTTTGCTTCAATGGATAGATGAGGAAGCGGCCCTCTATGCGGTAATACAATTAGAGAACCAAAAAGTAGTAACCAAGTATATTTCTGAAATAAACTTTATCAGTTCTGCAGTAACGGGTGACATTATTGAAATTGGAATTGAACCTGTTTCTTTTGGAAAAACCTCGCTTACCGTACGCTGTATCGTACGAAACAAGATGACACACGAGGAGATTCTTTCTATTGATAAAATAGTAATGGTAAACCTGGACGAAAATGGAAAGCCCAGTCCGCACGGAAAGACAAATGTTGAATTTGTGAAAGACCGATTGGCAGAAAGAAAAGTCTGA
- a CDS encoding LysR family transcriptional regulator, with product MNIQQLEYIEAVSELRSFDKAAEKCCITQSTLSTMVSRLEKELGIVFFDRKTKPITVTREGQELINQAQTILREINNFKELVSGLKGELRGSLKIGAIPTVASYLFPLFLKEFIEAHPKIHFTISEGVTEKIISDLESRKLDIGLLSTPLDHPNLIEVPLYQEPFILFDSARRKVTEQTDDVDLNKIDVNRLWLLEEGHCLRAQISKLCSLRKERSPDWNLEYKSGTIDTLKRFVKLNDGLTIFPQLATIDFSMEDRRHLRKFKKPVPAREVSLVVHKHFVKKKILNELKNVITDTVSPLISKEKKVQLVSPV from the coding sequence ATGAACATTCAACAGCTGGAGTATATAGAAGCCGTAAGTGAGCTAAGAAGTTTTGATAAAGCCGCAGAAAAATGCTGCATCACCCAATCTACCCTAAGTACTATGGTGTCCCGCTTGGAGAAAGAATTAGGTATTGTTTTTTTTGATAGAAAAACCAAACCCATTACTGTGACCCGAGAAGGGCAAGAGCTCATCAATCAGGCGCAAACCATACTTAGGGAGATTAATAATTTTAAGGAACTGGTAAGTGGCCTAAAGGGCGAACTAAGAGGGAGCCTAAAGATAGGTGCGATACCTACAGTTGCCTCTTACCTCTTTCCTCTTTTCTTAAAAGAGTTTATAGAGGCCCATCCTAAAATTCATTTTACCATAAGTGAGGGAGTTACTGAAAAAATTATTTCTGACCTGGAAAGTCGTAAGCTGGACATTGGTCTGCTATCTACTCCCCTAGACCACCCGAACCTGATAGAGGTGCCATTGTATCAGGAACCTTTTATTCTATTTGACAGCGCACGGAGGAAAGTAACTGAGCAAACAGACGATGTAGATCTTAACAAAATTGATGTGAACAGATTATGGTTACTGGAAGAGGGGCACTGCCTGCGAGCACAAATAAGCAAGCTTTGCAGCCTTAGAAAAGAACGCTCTCCCGACTGGAATCTGGAGTACAAATCTGGCACTATTGATACCCTAAAAAGATTTGTAAAATTAAATGATGGCCTGACCATTTTTCCGCAGCTTGCTACCATTGACTTTAGCATGGAAGACAGAAGACATCTTAGAAAATTTAAAAAACCTGTACCTGCTCGTGAAGTTAGCCTGGTAGTACATAAACATTTCGTGAAAAAGAAGATTTTGAATGAACTGAAAAATGTAATTACTGATACGGTATCGCCACTTATTAGTAAAGAAAAGAAGGTTCAACTTGTTTCACCAGTTTAA
- a CDS encoding catalase — translation MANKNPRLTTSAGAPVSNNKNSLTAGRRGPVVLSDYKLFEKIAHQNRERIPERVVHAKGWGAHGTFKVTNDITKYTRAKIFSEVGKETPLLMRFSTVAGEQGAADAERDVRGFSIKFYTEEGNWDMVGNNTPVFFVRDGYKFPDFIRTQKRHPKTNLRSNTAMWDFWSLTPESLHQVTILMSDRGLPVAPMYMNGYGSHTFSFWNNQGERYWVKFHFKTMQGHRHYTNEEAKKVIGESRESYQEELFGTIERGEFPKWKFMVQIMPEADAEKTPYNPFDLTKVWPHSDYPLIEVGEIELNRNPENYFNEVENAAYSPSNVVPGIGFSPDKMLQARVFSYADAHRYRLGAHYESLPINRPKSPVAHYHKDGLMRYYTDNNNPDAYYEPNSFGGPEADPSVEEPPMKINGDIGRYEYEEEIDVYTQPRALFNLFDDAQKERLFNNIAEAMGGVPTEIIERQLAHFDKVDPAYGDGVRAALGISQTAAQ, via the coding sequence ATGGCTAACAAAAACCCTAGACTAACAACTTCGGCAGGTGCTCCAGTGAGTAACAATAAAAATTCACTCACCGCCGGTAGAAGAGGTCCGGTCGTACTTAGCGACTACAAGCTTTTTGAAAAAATTGCCCATCAGAATAGAGAGAGAATACCTGAGAGAGTAGTGCATGCTAAAGGTTGGGGTGCACATGGTACTTTTAAGGTAACTAACGATATTACCAAATATACCCGTGCTAAAATATTTTCTGAAGTAGGTAAGGAAACCCCTCTTTTAATGCGTTTTTCTACTGTAGCAGGAGAGCAGGGTGCTGCCGATGCAGAAAGAGACGTAAGAGGCTTTTCAATTAAGTTTTATACTGAAGAAGGTAACTGGGATATGGTAGGTAACAATACTCCGGTCTTCTTTGTAAGAGATGGATATAAATTTCCTGACTTTATTCGTACCCAGAAGAGGCATCCTAAAACAAACTTAAGGTCTAATACTGCTATGTGGGACTTCTGGTCATTAACGCCAGAAAGTTTGCATCAGGTAACTATTCTGATGTCTGACCGTGGTTTACCTGTTGCTCCAATGTACATGAATGGTTATGGTTCTCATACTTTCAGCTTCTGGAATAACCAGGGGGAAAGATACTGGGTGAAGTTTCATTTCAAAACCATGCAGGGCCATCGCCATTATACCAATGAAGAGGCTAAAAAAGTAATTGGAGAAAGCAGAGAGTCTTATCAGGAAGAGCTTTTTGGAACTATTGAAAGAGGTGAGTTCCCTAAGTGGAAGTTTATGGTACAGATAATGCCAGAGGCAGATGCTGAAAAGACACCTTACAATCCATTTGACTTAACCAAGGTATGGCCTCACTCTGACTATCCTCTAATAGAAGTAGGTGAGATAGAGCTAAACCGCAATCCTGAAAACTATTTTAATGAAGTAGAAAATGCTGCATATTCTCCTTCAAATGTAGTACCAGGCATAGGTTTTTCTCCTGATAAAATGCTACAAGCAAGGGTGTTTTCATATGCTGATGCACACCGTTACAGACTAGGTGCGCACTATGAGTCTCTTCCTATAAACCGACCAAAATCTCCGGTAGCACACTACCACAAAGATGGTTTAATGAGATACTATACTGATAACAATAATCCTGATGCTTACTACGAGCCTAACTCGTTTGGTGGTCCGGAAGCTGACCCTAGCGTAGAAGAGCCGCCAATGAAAATCAATGGTGACATAGGACGTTATGAGTATGAAGAGGAGATTGATGTGTATACTCAGCCTCGTGCATTATTCAACCTGTTTGATGATGCTCAGAAAGAACGTCTGTTTAACAACATCGCTGAAGCTATGGGAGGTGTACCTACAGAAATTATAGAGAGACAACTCGCACACTTTGATAAAGTAGATCCTGCCTACGGTGATGGGGTAAGAGCTGCCCTGGGAATTAGCCAAACAGCAGCTCAGTAA
- a CDS encoding ankyrin repeat domain-containing protein, whose amino-acid sequence MNFFEAIRFGELEDVKREVNANASILEEKDPKGFPPLVLASYNEQYEITKFFLDAGADVNVRDAAGNTALMGVCFKGYNDIAALLIERGADVNAQNYNGATALIYAATFGQSEIVKQLLEHGADKTIKDNRGNTAHTHASFQGLPELASILEV is encoded by the coding sequence ATGAATTTTTTTGAAGCTATACGTTTTGGAGAGTTGGAAGACGTGAAGCGAGAAGTGAATGCTAATGCAAGTATATTGGAAGAAAAAGATCCTAAGGGCTTTCCTCCTCTGGTGCTGGCAAGCTATAATGAACAGTACGAGATAACTAAATTTTTTTTAGACGCGGGGGCTGATGTTAATGTAAGAGATGCAGCAGGCAATACCGCTCTTATGGGAGTGTGTTTCAAAGGCTACAATGATATTGCTGCCCTCTTGATAGAAAGAGGAGCTGATGTTAACGCTCAGAATTATAATGGAGCTACCGCTCTTATTTATGCCGCTACCTTTGGTCAGTCAGAAATAGTAAAGCAATTGCTAGAGCATGGTGCTGACAAAACCATTAAAGACAATAGAGGAAATACAGCGCATACTCATGCAAGTTTTCAAGGTTTGCCTGAGCTGGCTTCTATCCTGGAGGTATAA
- a CDS encoding SDR family oxidoreductase: MNILVAGAHGKTGLQIVKLLVEREHNVLAMIRDDSQSEEMEKLGAIPYIANLEGDIEFAVEGAQAVIFAAGSGPNTGEDKTKSVDRDGAIKLIEACERNGVERFILLSSVGTDEPTQGPEKLQPYLKAKAASEKRLLKSNLNYTIVRPGMLNNDPESNHIIAQERLEDKQGQISRADVALSIVEALENNHTYRKTFEIIGGGNLEVEEALNTL, from the coding sequence ATGAATATTTTAGTTGCAGGAGCACACGGTAAAACCGGACTCCAAATTGTAAAGCTTTTAGTAGAAAGGGAACATAACGTTCTAGCCATGATCAGAGATGATTCTCAGTCTGAAGAAATGGAGAAGCTGGGTGCAATTCCATATATAGCTAATCTGGAGGGTGATATAGAATTTGCTGTAGAAGGTGCACAGGCTGTAATTTTTGCCGCAGGTTCAGGTCCTAATACCGGCGAAGATAAAACCAAATCAGTAGATCGTGATGGTGCAATTAAACTTATAGAAGCTTGTGAGAGAAATGGAGTAGAGAGGTTTATCTTGCTTAGTTCAGTAGGTACAGATGAGCCTACGCAAGGGCCAGAAAAACTTCAGCCCTACCTGAAAGCTAAAGCGGCATCAGAAAAACGATTGTTAAAAAGTAATCTGAACTATACAATTGTAAGACCAGGCATGCTCAACAATGATCCGGAAAGTAATCATATTATTGCCCAGGAAAGACTGGAAGATAAGCAGGGACAAATTTCACGGGCCGATGTTGCGCTCTCTATTGTAGAAGCTTTAGAAAATAACCACACGTATCGTAAAACATTTGAAATTATTGGAGGCGGTAATCTGGAAGTAGAGGAAGCCCTGAATACTTTATAA
- a CDS encoding P1 family peptidase: MKVQLKSLPNDQLNWFFQSTVEAVEEAIINAMLAAEDMEGINGNTAYALPHNLLTQVLKKYNRINE, from the coding sequence ATAAAGGTACAGCTTAAAAGTCTACCAAATGATCAGTTGAACTGGTTTTTCCAGAGTACTGTAGAGGCTGTAGAAGAGGCAATTATTAATGCTATGCTTGCGGCAGAAGATATGGAAGGTATTAATGGTAATACTGCCTATGCATTGCCTCATAATTTGTTAACTCAAGTGTTAAAAAAATATAATAGAATTAACGAATAA
- a CDS encoding DUF3887 domain-containing protein, which translates to MLLAFIFSNLQKVVLAFICVLLLNLNLMAQAPQLEKANPNDISDSNKEQAQKMANDILSAMADGAYYQFSEDSATPQMVQAFTEATQKQAYSQISAQVGGYQSELKYQEAYHVKQGEMEGIIYRFKGTFANSVPEVRVVMTKENKIAGLLVVPWNDQLR; encoded by the coding sequence ATGCTATTAGCATTTATTTTTTCTAACCTTCAAAAGGTAGTGCTTGCCTTCATTTGTGTGCTTTTGCTTAACCTGAACTTGATGGCTCAGGCGCCGCAATTAGAAAAAGCTAACCCAAATGATATAAGTGACTCCAATAAAGAGCAGGCCCAAAAAATGGCTAACGATATACTATCTGCTATGGCAGATGGAGCGTATTATCAGTTTTCTGAGGATAGCGCTACGCCCCAAATGGTGCAGGCATTTACCGAAGCCACCCAAAAGCAGGCTTATTCGCAAATATCTGCTCAGGTAGGAGGTTATCAGTCAGAGCTGAAGTATCAGGAAGCCTACCATGTGAAACAGGGTGAGATGGAAGGTATCATTTATCGCTTCAAAGGTACTTTTGCAAACTCAGTGCCTGAGGTAAGAGTAGTCATGACCAAGGAGAACAAAATCGCAGGTTTACTGGTAGTGCCCTGGAACGATCAGTTACGCTGA